A DNA window from Streptomyces sp. CA-278952 contains the following coding sequences:
- a CDS encoding DUF1330 domain-containing protein has translation MPAYVIVNIDVLDEEAGLAYAPVARKSILDHGGRYLVAGSTPEPVEGVWNSSRVVVIEFPDMDRIREWYGSVAYRRAREIREGKVRVGMLFVDGVPPEGFSVPDRVS, from the coding sequence ATGCCCGCTTACGTCATCGTCAACATCGATGTGCTGGACGAGGAGGCGGGCCTGGCCTACGCGCCGGTGGCCCGGAAGTCCATCCTCGACCACGGCGGCCGTTACCTGGTCGCGGGCTCCACGCCCGAGCCCGTCGAAGGCGTCTGGAACTCCTCCCGTGTCGTGGTCATCGAGTTTCCCGACATGGACCGGATCCGGGAGTGGTACGGCTCCGTCGCGTACCGAAGGGCCCGGGAGATACGTGAAGGCAAGGTCAGGGTGGGGATGCTGTTCGTCGACGGCGTGCCGCCCGAGGGCTTCTCCGTCCCCGACCGGGTCTCCTGA
- the sph gene encoding sphingomyelin phosphodiesterase, protein MPNTASRRLTGVALSATLAAVTLAVNAPQAAAAETPSLRVLSYNAFIFSKTLYPNWGQDHRAAEIPKTSFFRGNDVVVIQEAFDNGASDVLLRNSASQYPYQTPVVGRSKSGWDATGGSYAAATPEDGGVTVLSKWPIVRKEQFVFKDACGGDWFSNKGFAYAVLNVNGARVHVVGTHAQSTDPGCSAGQAAQTRSRQFRQMDAFLDAKNIPASEQVVVAGDFNVDGHSAEYASFLSDAGLSAPETRTGHPYSFDTRDNSIASERYPDDPREDLDHVLHRTGHAKPEGWQNDVIKEESAPWTVSSWGKEYTYTNLSDHYPVIGSGR, encoded by the coding sequence GTGCCGAACACCGCGTCCCGCCGCCTGACCGGCGTGGCCTTGTCCGCCACCCTCGCCGCCGTCACCCTCGCCGTGAACGCACCGCAGGCGGCGGCTGCCGAGACCCCGTCGCTGCGGGTGCTCTCGTACAACGCGTTCATCTTCAGCAAGACCCTGTACCCCAACTGGGGCCAGGACCACCGGGCGGCCGAGATCCCGAAGACATCGTTCTTCCGGGGCAATGACGTCGTGGTGATCCAGGAGGCCTTCGACAACGGGGCCTCCGACGTGCTGCTGCGGAACTCCGCGTCCCAGTACCCGTACCAGACCCCGGTGGTCGGCCGGAGCAAGAGCGGTTGGGACGCGACGGGCGGCTCGTACGCGGCGGCGACGCCGGAGGACGGCGGCGTCACGGTCCTGAGCAAGTGGCCGATCGTGCGCAAGGAGCAGTTCGTCTTCAAGGACGCCTGTGGTGGCGACTGGTTCTCGAACAAGGGCTTCGCCTACGCGGTGCTGAACGTCAACGGCGCCCGGGTCCACGTCGTCGGCACCCACGCCCAGTCGACCGACCCCGGCTGCTCGGCGGGCCAGGCGGCACAGACGCGCAGCCGGCAGTTCCGGCAGATGGACGCGTTCCTGGACGCGAAGAACATCCCGGCATCGGAACAGGTCGTCGTGGCGGGCGACTTCAACGTCGACGGGCACTCGGCCGAGTACGCCTCCTTCCTCTCCGACGCGGGCCTGAGCGCCCCGGAGACCCGCACGGGCCACCCGTACTCCTTCGACACCCGCGACAACTCCATAGCCTCCGAGCGATACCCCGACGACCCGCGCGAGGACCTGGACCACGTCCTGCACCGCACGGGCCACGCCAAGCCGGAGGGCTGGCAGAACGACGTGATCAAGGAGGAGAGCGCCCCCTGGACGGTGTCCAGCTGGGGCAAGGAGTACACCTACACGAACCTCTCCGACCACTACCCGGTGATCGGCTCCGGCCGGTAG
- a CDS encoding tetratricopeptide repeat protein produces the protein MLDPISMAAITAVLGAVGSGVASEAGKWAWETAGGLVRRMAGREVAAPTRPEERDAVARIVHDSVRSDPELARTWSAFARTVETTGATVGRPRLPSSVRFFTDRKGAMRLLDREAGRKADGRPRVALLYGDDAMGTSALAVHWGWRAESLFPDGQLYVDLGRRGTGGAHTAGSALRELLLRLGLRDERIPPSEAERIDTFHRVVADRKLLLVLDHARTAAQIAPLLTSAPCVLTLVVARRPLSGLDASPVPVGPLSDRDAARLLTKIVGKQAMRSARAALPAVLARCGGSPYALRAAAPRLLDPGPLTAAPPPHDEPTDEPTGGLTMSDSDPVRTAAEDAYRLLRPDAARLYRLMGLRQWPAFDTEAAARVAGIDVDVAEELLGGLADVLLLEHTGNGRYRYRPSVRAHAEEAALRHEGIAGCSAATTRAVEHYLRLSVTAARAALPESWRVPEALTDEPDSAYAGRGDAVARLAAELPNLVEAVATAEEFGQPDTVLTLCRALWPLQLKAGHHEAVLPALRIGAAVADAQVPGSRIAGALHVQLAHTLGELQLGDEAGAEAAAAARDERAAGHTRGLASAIEILGLLRLRQWRFADAYDCFDEAYAVLDGIGPDDEGAADVPRARALLERHRGRALRGLGRLDEAQEHVRRALAVFRANGEAYNTARALTDLAEILLAGGEPTAALPLTDEAIRILSEENADQHVEYLRRLRERCSGSGPRE, from the coding sequence ATGCTGGATCCCATATCGATGGCCGCCATCACGGCAGTCCTCGGCGCCGTCGGTTCGGGCGTGGCGAGCGAGGCCGGCAAGTGGGCCTGGGAGACCGCGGGCGGGCTGGTGCGGCGGATGGCCGGACGCGAGGTCGCCGCGCCGACCCGGCCCGAGGAACGGGACGCCGTGGCGCGGATCGTCCACGACAGCGTGCGGAGCGACCCCGAACTGGCCCGCACCTGGAGCGCGTTCGCCCGCACGGTGGAGACCACGGGCGCAACGGTCGGGCGGCCCCGGCTGCCCTCCTCCGTACGCTTCTTCACGGACCGGAAGGGGGCGATGCGGCTGCTCGACCGCGAGGCGGGCCGCAAGGCGGACGGACGCCCCCGGGTCGCCCTTCTGTACGGGGACGACGCCATGGGCACCAGCGCCCTCGCCGTGCACTGGGGCTGGCGGGCGGAGAGCCTGTTCCCGGACGGGCAGCTCTACGTGGACCTCGGCCGCCGGGGCACCGGCGGTGCCCACACCGCCGGGAGCGCCCTGCGGGAACTGCTGCTCCGGCTCGGGCTGCGCGACGAGCGGATCCCGCCCTCGGAGGCGGAGCGCATCGACACCTTTCACCGCGTCGTCGCGGACCGCAAACTGCTCCTCGTCCTCGACCACGCCCGGACCGCCGCGCAGATCGCGCCGCTGCTCACCTCCGCGCCGTGCGTCCTCACCCTGGTCGTGGCCCGGCGACCCCTCTCCGGGCTCGACGCGTCTCCGGTGCCCGTGGGGCCCCTCAGCGACCGGGACGCGGCGCGCCTGCTCACCAAGATCGTGGGCAAGCAGGCCATGCGCTCCGCCCGTGCGGCGCTCCCCGCCGTTCTGGCACGCTGCGGCGGATCGCCGTACGCCCTACGCGCCGCAGCGCCCCGGCTCCTTGATCCCGGGCCGCTCACCGCGGCCCCGCCGCCCCATGACGAACCGACGGACGAACCGACGGGAGGCCTCACCATGAGCGACAGCGACCCGGTGCGTACGGCCGCGGAGGACGCCTACCGGCTGTTGCGGCCGGACGCCGCCCGGCTGTACCGCCTGATGGGGCTGCGGCAGTGGCCTGCCTTCGACACGGAGGCCGCGGCACGGGTCGCGGGCATCGACGTCGACGTCGCCGAGGAACTGCTCGGCGGGCTGGCCGACGTACTGCTGCTGGAGCACACGGGCAACGGGCGCTACCGCTATCGGCCGTCCGTACGGGCCCACGCCGAGGAAGCGGCATTGCGCCACGAGGGCATCGCAGGCTGCTCGGCGGCCACGACCCGCGCGGTCGAGCACTACCTGCGCCTGTCGGTGACGGCGGCGCGGGCCGCACTCCCGGAGAGCTGGCGGGTGCCGGAGGCCCTGACGGACGAACCGGACAGCGCCTACGCCGGGCGCGGTGACGCCGTGGCGCGTCTCGCCGCCGAACTGCCCAACCTCGTCGAAGCCGTCGCGACCGCCGAGGAGTTCGGACAGCCGGACACGGTGTTGACGCTCTGCCGCGCCCTGTGGCCGCTCCAGCTCAAAGCGGGCCACCACGAGGCGGTGCTCCCGGCTCTGCGGATCGGGGCGGCCGTCGCCGACGCGCAGGTCCCCGGCAGCCGGATCGCAGGTGCTCTGCACGTACAACTCGCGCACACATTGGGCGAGTTGCAGCTCGGGGACGAGGCCGGTGCGGAAGCGGCGGCGGCCGCACGCGACGAGCGGGCGGCGGGGCACACCCGCGGTCTGGCCTCCGCCATCGAAATCCTGGGGCTGCTGCGACTGCGGCAGTGGCGCTTCGCCGACGCGTACGACTGCTTCGACGAGGCGTACGCCGTCCTTGACGGCATCGGACCCGACGACGAGGGTGCGGCGGACGTGCCCCGGGCCCGGGCTCTGCTGGAACGCCACAGGGGCCGGGCCCTGCGGGGCCTCGGGCGGCTGGACGAGGCCCAGGAGCACGTGCGGCGTGCCCTGGCCGTCTTCCGGGCGAACGGCGAGGCGTACAACACCGCGCGGGCTCTCACGGACCTCGCCGAGATCCTGCTGGCCGGTGGGGAGCCCACCGCGGCGCTGCCGTTGACCGACGAGGCGATCAGGATCCTGTCCGAGGAGAACGCCGACCAGCACGTGGAGTATCTGCGTCGCCTGCGTGAGCGCTGCTCCGGCTCCGGTCCGCGGGAGTAG